In Labrus bergylta chromosome 1, fLabBer1.1, whole genome shotgun sequence, one genomic interval encodes:
- the psmd12 gene encoding 26S proteasome non-ATPase regulatory subunit 12, with protein sequence MSEERAERSDGKMVKMEIDYSPTVDQRLPECEKMAKEGKLQEAIESLLSLEKQTRTASDMVSTSRILVAVVQMCYEAKDWDALNENIMFLTKRRSQLKQAVAKMVQECYKYVDAITDLTIKLRLIDTLRTVTAGKIYVEIERARLTKTLAGIKEQNGEVKEAASILQELQVETYGSMEKKEKVEFILEQMRLCIAVKDYIRTQIISKKINTKFFTEDGTEESKLKYYNLMIQVDQHEGSYLSICKHYRAIYDTPCILEDSSKWQQALKSVVLYVILSPYENEQSDLVHRISEDKKLEEIPKYKDLLKLFTTMELMRWASLVEDYGKELRDGSPDSPATDVFSYSEEGQKRWKDLKNRVVEHNIRIMAKYYTRITMKRMAGLLDLSIDESEEFLSSLVVNKTIYAKVDRLAGIINFQRPKDPNDLLNDWSHKLNSLMSLVNKTTHLIAKEEMIHNLQ encoded by the exons ATGTCTGAGGAGCGAGCCGAGAGATCCGACGGGAAGATGGTGAAGATGGAGATCGACTACAGCCCGACTGTGGACCAGCGTCTCCCGGAATGCGAGAAAATGGCGAAA GAGGGCAAGCTGCAGGAGGCCATTGAGAGCTTGTTGTCATTGGAGAAACAAACCAGGACG GCATCAGACATGGTGTCCACCTCCAGAATCCTTGTGGCCGTGGTCCAGATGTGCTATGAAGCCAAGGACTGGGATGCTCTGAATGAAAACATCATGTTCCTCACCAAGAGGAGGAGTCAGCTGAAACAG GCTGTTGCCAAGATGGTGCAAGAATGCTACAAGTATGTGGATGCCATAACCGATCTGACCATCAAGCTGAGACTCATCGACACACTTCGCACAGTGACTGCTGGAAAG ATCTATGTTGAGATTGAGCGTGCCAGGCTGACGAAGACTTTGGCAGGAATCAAGGAGCAGAATGGAGAGGTCAAAGAGGCGGCGTCCATCCTTCAGGAGCTGCAG GTGGAGACATACGGCTCcatggagaaaaaggagaaggtGGAGTTTATCCTGGAGCAGATGAGGCTTTGCATTGCAGTCAAGGATTACATTCGTACTCAGATCATCAGCAAGAAGATAAACACCAAATTCTTCACAGAGGACGGCACcgag GAATCCAAGCTGAAGTACTACAACCTAATGATTCAAGTGGACCAGCATGAGGGCTCCTACCTGTCCATCTGCAAACACTACCGGGCCATCTATGACACCCCCTGCATCTTGGAGGACAGCAGCAAGTGGCAACAG gCCCTGAAGAGTGTGGTTCTGTACGTGATTCTTTCCCCTTACGAGAACGAGCAGTCAGACCTCGTGCACAGAATCAGCGAGGACAAGAAACTGGAAGAAATCCCCAAATACAA gGACCTCCTGAAGCTGTTCACCACCATGGAGCTGATGCGCTGGGCGTCCCTGGTGGAGGACTATGGAAAGGAGCTGAGAGACGGCTCGCCTGACAGCCCGGCCACAGACGTCTTCTCCTATTCGGAGGAGGGCCAGAAAAGGTGGAAGGACCTCAAGAACAGAGTGGTCGAGCAT AACATCAGAATAATGGCCAAATATTACACCAGAATCACAATGAAGAGGATGGCCGGACTTCTGGACCTCTCTATTGAC GAATCCGAGGAGTTCCTCTCCAGTCTGGTAGTCAACAAGACCATCTACGCCAAGGTCGACCGGCTGGCCGGCATCATCAACTTCCAGAGGCCCAAAGACCCCAACGACCTGCTCAACGACTGGTCACACAAACTCAACTCTCTTATGTCTCTGGTCAACAAGACAACGCATCTCATCGCCAAGGAAGAGATGATCCACAATCTGCAGTGA